The following DNA comes from Mycolicibacterium lutetiense.
CCGGAACTCGTTCGGATCCCCGAATACCTCCGCATCCCGATTGGCCGCGCCCCACAACAGCAGCAGGTGGCTGTCCGCGGGTAGCGCGACGCCTGCGAGTTCGGCATCGGCCAGGACATGCCGATAGTGGCCCCGAAACGGGGACTCGAACCGCAGTACTTCCTCCAGGAACGGCGTGATCATGGCGGGATCCCGGCGCAGCCGTTCGGCGAGGTCGGGGTGTCGGCTCAGAATCCATACGGCGCTGCCGATCAACGACGCGGTCGATTCGCCCCCCGCGCCCACCAGCTGGATCAGCATGAACGCTGCCGCGTCGCGGGACACGCGTTCGGCCGCGCAGTAGGCCGCAAGGTCTCCCAGTAGGTTCTCTCCCGGATTTGCCGACGCTTCGGTGAACCGTTCGGTCAGATACCCGCCGAGTTCAACGGCTGCGATGCCCGACGCGGTCAGCTGGTCGGCATCGACCAGCCCGTCCAGCAGTTGGGTGCTGGCATAGGCCCACGTCACCAGTCGATCAACGTCCGAGGCAGGCAGCCCCAGCAGGCGCGCCACCACCAGCATGGGCAGCCGGTCCGCCAAGGCCGACATCCACTCGAATTCTCCGTTCGCCCCGGCCAGCAGGTCGGCGGTGACGGCCGCGATGAAGGGTTCCAGTTCGGCTATCCGCTTGGCGGCCATTCGGGGCAGCACCATCTTGCGGTGGGCGGCGTGGGCCGGATCGTCTGCGGTGGCCAACACGTGGATGGGGCTGCCCGGCTCGCCCATGCCGAATGCGGAGACGGTGCCGTCGGGCTGGGACCACATGGTCGCGGTGAGATTCGACGAGAAGTCCTGGGAACGTGCGGTGGCCTCGATGACGGCGTCGAATGATGTCACCACGAAGAACGGGGAGTCGCCGACCTGCGCCACCGGGGCCTGGGCCCGCAGCCGGTCGTAGAGCGGATACGGGTCC
Coding sequences within:
- a CDS encoding cytochrome P450 — translated: MLLAHELFEPACLQDPYPLYDRLRAQAPVAQVGDSPFFVVTSFDAVIEATARSQDFSSNLTATMWSQPDGTVSAFGMGEPGSPIHVLATADDPAHAAHRKMVLPRMAAKRIAELEPFIAAVTADLLAGANGEFEWMSALADRLPMLVVARLLGLPASDVDRLVTWAYASTQLLDGLVDADQLTASGIAAVELGGYLTERFTEASANPGENLLGDLAAYCAAERVSRDAAAFMLIQLVGAGGESTASLIGSAVWILSRHPDLAERLRRDPAMITPFLEEVLRFESPFRGHYRHVLADAELAGVALPADSHLLLLWGAANRDAEVFGDPNEFRLDRPNIKNHLAFGKGGHFCLGAALARLEARIVISALLCTGNTVSPAGDAEWQPSLLVRRLRQLPLDVR